The Deinococcus roseus genome contains a region encoding:
- a CDS encoding ABC transporter substrate-binding protein, whose product MLKKVLMVSAALGMGLGFAQQKTEIEFWSWYLSPKFDNYLKDTIKDFEAKNPTITVKWFDKQDTMVQDMIASINLGKSPDVVNINIPETFNAAQNGFLTDISTLTSSSELKNQFWDNPLNNFTVNGKPYGYPWYGWLNEGVMVYNSDLVKKAGYSEKTLPKTNDQLLAFAKRVKDRTGQYGWIPNFIDASGAPLWHGFFYADGLPIYDEKTGKAQFTSSKHVALLKKYVDMYKAGYFPEDMLRKEAFQLSMELYNQGKLATIVGGPQSLTRIKDANKDLYGKTKVAEAPLGKSGRATGGGMDLVIPAASKHKKEAAMFAEFLSNNVNQMKFAKIVAIVPTSKGAEKDPFFKQESTDPIIQASGMVGASGRYIDPGFNPPKNSSVLYKNLVDNLEAAFLGKKTPKQALDDAATFWNANVNK is encoded by the coding sequence ATGCTCAAAAAAGTGTTAATGGTCAGCGCAGCCCTCGGGATGGGATTAGGTTTTGCTCAGCAGAAAACGGAAATCGAGTTCTGGAGCTGGTACCTCAGCCCCAAATTTGACAACTACCTCAAAGACACCATCAAGGACTTCGAGGCCAAGAACCCCACCATCACCGTCAAGTGGTTCGACAAGCAGGACACCATGGTGCAGGACATGATTGCCTCCATCAACCTGGGCAAATCCCCTGACGTGGTCAACATCAACATCCCAGAAACCTTCAACGCTGCCCAGAACGGCTTCCTCACCGACATCAGCACCCTGACCTCCAGCAGTGAACTGAAAAACCAGTTCTGGGACAACCCCCTCAACAACTTCACCGTCAACGGCAAGCCTTACGGTTACCCCTGGTACGGCTGGCTCAACGAAGGCGTGATGGTCTACAACTCTGATCTGGTCAAGAAAGCCGGATACAGCGAAAAAACCCTCCCCAAAACCAACGACCAGCTGCTGGCTTTCGCCAAGCGCGTGAAAGACCGCACCGGTCAATACGGCTGGATCCCCAACTTCATTGACGCCAGCGGCGCACCGCTCTGGCACGGCTTCTTCTACGCCGATGGCCTGCCCATCTACGACGAGAAGACCGGCAAAGCCCAGTTCACCAGCAGCAAGCACGTTGCCCTGCTCAAGAAGTACGTGGACATGTACAAGGCTGGCTACTTCCCCGAAGACATGCTGCGCAAAGAAGCCTTCCAGCTGAGCATGGAGCTCTACAACCAGGGCAAACTGGCCACCATCGTCGGTGGACCCCAGTCCCTCACCCGCATCAAAGACGCCAACAAGGACCTCTACGGCAAAACCAAAGTCGCAGAAGCCCCCCTCGGCAAGTCTGGCCGTGCCACTGGTGGCGGCATGGACCTGGTGATCCCCGCTGCTTCCAAGCACAAAAAAGAAGCCGCCATGTTCGCCGAGTTCCTCAGCAACAACGTCAACCAGATGAAGTTCGCCAAGATTGTGGCCATCGTTCCCACCTCCAAAGGTGCAGAGAAGGATCCCTTCTTCAAGCAGGAATCCACCGATCCCATCATCCAGGCCAGCGGCATGGTCGGAGCCAGCGGACGCTACATTGACCCCGGCTTCAACCCTCCCAAGAACTCCAGCGTGCTCTACAAGAACCTGGTGGACAACCTCGAAGCCGCTTTCCTCGGCAAGAAGACCCCCAAACAGGCCCTGGACGACGCTGCGACCTTCTGGAACGCCAACGTAAATAAATAA
- the nagZ gene encoding beta-N-acetylhexosaminidase, protein MSEFHKRAGQHMIVDIPGATLDENTRLFLQKYRFKGICLFRRNVQSPEQLHQLMADLREVLGEDALIAIDQEGGAVIRILDTPQAPSAMALGATANPEISRQVGAAVGRGLRSYGINWNYAPSLDVNVNPLNPMIGDRSFGSDPESVALHGVNWALGLEEAGVLSSVKHFPGHGDTHIDTHLALPTVNKPLEELLATELHPFKKAAEAGVGSMMTAHIIFPALDPENPATLSEKILGGLLRDSWGYDGLIVTDAMDMHAISRQYEGGKAAIKALNAGADLVLCVNDAALQEQQVEAIAQAIEDGSLNAELLARSEARLARFSVRFPCIPVPYSEAQQTEDDALMLTASRLALTEHRIEHLPDTQEPTLLLCPENLSVGGAYEDTLSPSHLQERLQEVFPSLTLLTYPQHDALQVLPQLQQALQDTQQVLLGGLARELFTPEEQQLVATVQQQNLPILHLALWNPYQVMQLDLPALITYGFRDNALQALQEALQGKNPTGKLPVRF, encoded by the coding sequence ATGAGTGAATTCCACAAACGTGCTGGTCAGCACATGATCGTTGACATCCCAGGGGCCACCCTGGACGAGAACACCCGACTCTTCCTGCAAAAATACCGCTTCAAAGGCATCTGTCTGTTCAGACGCAATGTGCAGTCTCCAGAACAGCTGCACCAGTTGATGGCCGATTTGCGGGAAGTGCTGGGAGAAGACGCTCTGATTGCCATCGATCAGGAAGGAGGAGCGGTGATCCGCATTCTGGACACCCCCCAGGCCCCTTCTGCCATGGCCCTGGGTGCCACCGCCAACCCCGAAATCAGCCGCCAGGTGGGAGCTGCAGTGGGACGTGGACTGCGCTCTTATGGCATCAACTGGAATTATGCCCCCTCACTGGATGTCAATGTGAACCCCCTCAACCCCATGATCGGAGACCGCAGCTTTGGCAGCGACCCTGAATCGGTGGCCCTGCACGGGGTCAACTGGGCTCTGGGGCTGGAAGAAGCCGGGGTGCTCTCCAGCGTCAAACACTTCCCTGGTCACGGAGACACCCACATCGACACCCACCTGGCCCTCCCCACCGTCAACAAGCCTCTGGAAGAACTGCTGGCCACTGAACTGCACCCTTTCAAAAAAGCAGCAGAAGCTGGCGTGGGCTCCATGATGACAGCCCACATCATCTTCCCTGCCCTGGACCCGGAAAATCCTGCCACCCTCTCCGAAAAAATTCTGGGCGGTCTGCTGCGGGACAGCTGGGGATATGATGGCCTGATCGTCACGGACGCCATGGACATGCACGCCATCAGCAGGCAATACGAAGGTGGAAAGGCAGCCATCAAGGCCCTCAATGCTGGAGCAGATCTGGTGCTGTGCGTCAATGATGCTGCACTGCAAGAGCAGCAGGTGGAAGCCATTGCACAAGCCATTGAAGATGGGAGCTTGAATGCAGAGCTGCTGGCCCGCAGCGAAGCCCGACTGGCCCGCTTCAGTGTCCGGTTTCCCTGCATCCCTGTTCCCTACTCCGAAGCCCAGCAAACCGAAGACGATGCACTGATGCTGACCGCTTCCCGTCTGGCCCTCACCGAGCACCGCATTGAGCACCTGCCTGACACCCAGGAACCCACCTTGCTGCTGTGCCCTGAAAACCTCTCGGTGGGTGGAGCCTACGAGGACACCCTGTCCCCTTCACACCTGCAAGAACGTTTGCAGGAGGTGTTTCCCAGCCTGACTTTGTTGACGTACCCCCAGCATGATGCCCTGCAGGTGCTGCCCCAATTGCAGCAGGCACTGCAAGATACCCAGCAGGTGCTGCTGGGCGGACTGGCCCGCGAACTGTTCACCCCTGAAGAACAGCAACTGGTGGCCACCGTACAGCAACAGAACCTCCCCATCCTGCACCTCGCCCTGTGGAACCCCTATCAGGTGATGCAACTGGACCTGCCAGCCCTGATCACTTACGGCTTCCGGGACAATGCCCTGCAAGCCCTGCAAGAAGCCCTTCAGGGAAAGAATCCCACAGGCAAGTTGCCTGTGCGTTTTTGA